One genomic segment of Syngnathus typhle isolate RoL2023-S1 ecotype Sweden linkage group LG8, RoL_Styp_1.0, whole genome shotgun sequence includes these proteins:
- the ogdhl gene encoding 2-oxoglutarate dehydrogenase-like, mitochondrial isoform X1 — protein sequence MSQFRALLGVLRASGGGPLWRGGGVTLTRCRPHPRRECSSEATPSQTVISSSSYVEDMYFAWLEDHKTVHESWDTFFRNIHSSSTPGEEAERRPSALLQGRVAPHSPDMTQKVVEDHLAVHTLIRAYQIRGHHVAQLDPLGILVADLDSFVPSDLITSIDKLAFYGLHESDLDRSFRLPHTTFIGGGETTLPLREVIQRLEASYCGHVGVEFMFINNVAQCQWIRQKFETPGIMRFTSAEKRTLLARLIRSTRFEDFLARKWSSEKRFGLEGCEVLIPALKTIIDSSSAAGIDSVIMGMPHRGRLNVLANVIHKDLNQIFCQFDPKLEAADEGSGDVKYHLGMYHERINRETDKNITLSLMANPSHLEAVDPVVQGKAKAEQFYRGDMFGKKVMSILMHGDAAFAGQGVVYETFHLSELPSYTTYGTIHVVVNNQIGFTTDPRMARSSPYPTDVARVVNAPIFHVNADNPEAVMYVCRVAAEWRNAFNKDVVIDLVCYRRFGHNEMDEPMFTQPLMYKQIQRQEHVLKKYSDKLISEGVVTLQEFEEEVAKYDKICEDAYSSAKDEKISHIRHWLDSPWTTEGEPKSMTCPPTGLDEEVLQHIGKTASSVPVKDFDIHPGLSRILRSRADLVRNGQLDWALGEYMAFGSLLKDGIHVRLSGQDVERGTFSHRHHVLHDQKLDKRTYVPMNHLWTDQAPYTVCNSSLSEYGVLGFELGFAMASPNALVLWEAQFGDFHNTAQCIIDQFISSGQAKWVRQNGIVLLLPHGMEGMGPEHSSARPERFLQMSKDDPDHFPEFGGDFEVQQLYDCNWIVVNCSTPANYCHVLRRQILLPFRKPLIIFTPKSLLRHPDARSSFKDLAKGTRFKRLIPDEGPSSHSPDRVRRLIFCTGKVYYKLTKERKQQNLEKDVAIIRLEQISPFPFDLVKAEVEKHKSAELVWCQEEHKNTGYYNYVRPRLLTVVANKRPIWYAGREPAAAPATGNKSTHLNELKKFMDTAFNLSGFRERND from the exons ATGAGTCAGTTTCGGGCATTGCTGGGTGTCTTGAGGGCGAGCGGGGGAGGTCCTTTGTGGCGAGGCGGTGGCGTAACCCTGACCAGGTGTCGGCCTCACCCCAGGAGAGAGTGCTCCTCTGAGGCGACACCATCTCAAACGGTCATCAGTAGCTCCAGCTATGTTGAGGACATGTACTTCGCCTGGCTTGAGGATCATAAGACTGTCCATGAG TCGTGGGACACCTTCTTCCGGAACATCCATAGCTCCAGTACACCTGGCGAGGAGGCTGAGAGACGACCCTCCGCCCTCCTCCAGGGCCGAGTCGCGCCCCATTCGCCAGACATGACACAGAAAGTGGTGGAGGACCACCTGGCTGTGCACACGCTCATCAGAGCCTACCAG ATCCGCGGTCATCACGTGGCCCAGTTGGACCCTCTGGGCATCTTAGTTGCTGACCTGGACTCATTTGTTCCCTCTGACCTCATCACCTCAATTGATAAATTAG CTTTCTACGGTCTGCATGAGTCCGACTTGGACCGGAGCTTCCGCCTGCCTCACACCACCTTCATCGGCGGAGGAGAGACTACTCTTCCTCTTAGGGAGGTCATACAACGACTTGAG GCATCTTACTGCGGTCACGTCGGGGTGGAATTCATGTTCATCAACAACGTGGCGCAATGCCAGTGGATCCGTCAGAAGTTCGAGACACCCGGAATCATGCGCTTCACCAGTGCCGAGAAGAGAACGCTGCTGGCTCGTCTGATCAGATCAACGCG GTTTGAGGACTTCTTGGCCAGGAAATGGTCATCAGAAAAACGCTTTGGACTGGAAGGCTGCGAAGTCCTCATCCCGGCTCTGAAGACCATCATTGACAGCTCCAGCGCTGCCGGCATCGATAGCGTGATCATGGGGATGCCGCATCG GGGTCGACTTAACGTCTTGGCCAATGTGATCCACAAGGACTTGAACCAGATCTTCTGTCAGTTCGACCCCAAATTAGAGGCTGCGGACGAA GGTTCCGGTGATGTCAAATACCACCTCGGGATGTACCACGAGAGAATAAACCGGGAGACGGACAAGAACATCACGCTGTCCCTCATGGCCAACCCCTCCCACTTGGAGGCGGTGGATCCAGTCGTCCAGGGCAAGGCCAAAGCCGAGCAGTTCTACAGGGGGGACATGTTTGGCAAAAAG GTGATGTCCATCTTGATGCACGGAGACGCTGCTTTCGCCGGCCAAGGTGTCGTATATGAAACGTTCCACCTCAGTGAACTCCCCTCCTATACCACCTATGGTACCATCCATGTGGTGGTCAACAATCAG ATCGGCTTCACGACGGACCCCCGGATGGCCCGCTCCTCCCCTTACCCCACCGACGTGGCTCGAGTGGTCAACGCTCCCATCTTCCATGTCAACGCTGACAACCCCGAGGCGGTCATGTACGTGTGCCGCGTGGCTGCCGAATGGAGGAACGCCTTCAACAAGGACGTCGTCATTGACCTG GTGTGTTACAGGCGCTTTGGCCATAATGAAATGGACGAGCCCATGTTCACCCAGCCGCTGATGTACAAGCAGATCCAGCGGCAGGAGCACGTGCTGAAGAAGTACTCCGACAAGCTCATAAGCGAGGGAGTGGTGACGCTACAGGAATTTGAG GAAGAAGTGGCCAAATACGACAAGATATGCGAGGACGCCTACAGCAGCGCAAAAGACGAGAAGATCTCGCATATCCGACACTGGCTGGACTCACCCTGGACAA CAGAAGGAGAACCTAAGAGCATGACTTGCCCCCCCACTGGACTGGACGAGGAGGTCCTGCAGCATATTGGGAAGACCGCCAGCTCCGTGCCTGTGAAGGATTTTGACATTCATCCCG GTTTGTCTCGTATCCTGCGCAGTCGAGCAGACTTGGTGCGGAACGGTCAGCTGGACTGGGCCTTGGGAGAGTACATGGCCTTTGGGTCGCTTCTCAAAGATGGCATCCACGTGCGACTCAGCGGGCAGGACGTAGAAAGGGGAACGTTCAG TCACCGTCATCATGTTCTCCATGACCAAAAACTGGACAAACGCACCTACGTCCCCATGAACCACCTGTGGACCGACCAGGCGCCCTACACCGTCTGCAACAGCTCCTTGTCCGAGTACGGCGTGCTCG GGTTCGAGCTGGGCTTCGCCATGGCCAGTCCCAACGCCTTGGTCCTGTGGGAGGCGCAGTTTGGAGACTTCCACAATACTGCCCAGTGCATCATCGACCAGTTCATCAGCTCGGGGCAGGCCAAATGGGTCCGTCAAAACGGCATTGTCCTGCTCCTCCCACACGGGATGGAAGGAATG GGTCCAGAACATTCCTCAGCACGACCTGAGCGTTTCCTGCAAATGAGCAAAGATGACCCGGACCACTTTCCT GAGTTTGGTGGAGATTTTGAAGTGCAGCAGCTGTACGATTGCAACTGGATCGTGGTCAACTGCTCCACGCCTGCTAACTACTGTCATGTGCTCAGACGGCAGATTCTGCTGCCGTTCAGGAAGCCG CTGATTATATTCACCCCAAAATCTCTGCTGAGGCACCCTGATGCCAGGTCCAGTTTTAAAGACCTTGCCAAAG GGACTAGATTTAAGAGGCTGATCCCAGACGAAGGCCCGTCGAGTCACAGTCCAGACCGAGTGAGGAGACTGATTTTCTGCACTGGTAAAGTTTACTACAAACTGACCAAAGAGAGAAAGCAACAAAACCTGGAGAAGGACGTTGCCATCATCAGACTGGAGCAG ATCTCGCCGTTTCCCTTCGACCTGGTCAAAGCGGAGGTGGAGAAACACAAAAGCGCCGAGCTGGTGTGGTGTCAGGAGGAGCACAAGAACACGGGTTACTACAACTACGTCAGGCCTCGCTTACTCACCGTGGTGGCCAACAAGAGGCCCATCTG GTATGCCGGGCGGGAACCCGCCGCCGCGCCCGCAACGGGAAACAAATCGACCCACCTTAACGAGCTGAAAAAGTTCATGGACACGGCCTTCAACCTGAGCGGCTTCCGGGAGAGGAACGATTGA
- the ogdhl gene encoding 2-oxoglutarate dehydrogenase-like, mitochondrial isoform X4 — translation MSQFRALLGVLRASGGGPLWRGGGVTLTRCRPHPRRECSSEATPSQTVISSSSYVEDMYFAWLEDHKTVHESWDTFFRNIHSSSTPGEEAERRPSALLQGRVAPHSPDMTQKVVEDHLAVHTLIRAYQIRGHHVAQLDPLGILVADLDSFVPSDLITSIDKLAFYGLHESDLDRSFRLPHTTFIGGGETTLPLREVIQRLEASYCGHVGVEFMFINNVAQCQWIRQKFETPGIMRFTSAEKRTLLARLIRSTRFEDFLARKWSSEKRFGLEGCEVLIPALKTIIDSSSAAGIDSVIMGMPHRGRLNVLANVIHKDLNQIFCQFDPKLEAADEGSGDVKYHLGMYHERINRETDKNITLSLMANPSHLEAVDPVVQGKAKAEQFYRGDMFGKKVMSILMHGDAAFAGQGVVYETFHLSELPSYTTYGTIHVVVNNQIGFTTDPRMARSSPYPTDVARVVNAPIFHVNADNPEAVMYVCRVAAEWRNAFNKDVVIDLVCYRRFGHNEMDEPMFTQPLMYKQIQRQEHVLKKYSDKLISEGVVTLQEFEEEVAKYDKICEDAYSSAKDEKISHIRHWLDSPWTNFFTAEGEPKSMTCPPTGLDEEVLQHIGKTASSVPVKDFDIHPGLSRILRSRADLVRNGQLDWALGEYMAFGSLLKDGIHVRLSGQDVERGTFSHRHHVLHDQKLDKRTYVPMNHLWTDQAPYTVCNSSLSEYGVLGFELGFAMASPNALVLWEAQFGDFHNTAQCIIDQFISSGQAKWVRQNGIVLLLPHGMEGMGPEHSSARPERFLQMSKDDPDHFPEFGGDFEVQQLYDCNWIVVNCSTPANYCHVLRRQILLPFRKPLIIFTPKSLLRHPDARSSFKDLAKGTRFKRLIPDEGPSSHSPDRVRRLIFCTGKVYYKLTKERKQQNLEKDVAIIRLEQISPFPFDLVKAEVEKHKSAELVWCQEEHKNTGYYNYVRPRLLTVVANKRPIWYAGREPAAAPATGNKSTHLNELKKFMDTAFNLSGFRERND, via the exons ATGAGTCAGTTTCGGGCATTGCTGGGTGTCTTGAGGGCGAGCGGGGGAGGTCCTTTGTGGCGAGGCGGTGGCGTAACCCTGACCAGGTGTCGGCCTCACCCCAGGAGAGAGTGCTCCTCTGAGGCGACACCATCTCAAACGGTCATCAGTAGCTCCAGCTATGTTGAGGACATGTACTTCGCCTGGCTTGAGGATCATAAGACTGTCCATGAG TCGTGGGACACCTTCTTCCGGAACATCCATAGCTCCAGTACACCTGGCGAGGAGGCTGAGAGACGACCCTCCGCCCTCCTCCAGGGCCGAGTCGCGCCCCATTCGCCAGACATGACACAGAAAGTGGTGGAGGACCACCTGGCTGTGCACACGCTCATCAGAGCCTACCAG ATCCGCGGTCATCACGTGGCCCAGTTGGACCCTCTGGGCATCTTAGTTGCTGACCTGGACTCATTTGTTCCCTCTGACCTCATCACCTCAATTGATAAATTAG CTTTCTACGGTCTGCATGAGTCCGACTTGGACCGGAGCTTCCGCCTGCCTCACACCACCTTCATCGGCGGAGGAGAGACTACTCTTCCTCTTAGGGAGGTCATACAACGACTTGAG GCATCTTACTGCGGTCACGTCGGGGTGGAATTCATGTTCATCAACAACGTGGCGCAATGCCAGTGGATCCGTCAGAAGTTCGAGACACCCGGAATCATGCGCTTCACCAGTGCCGAGAAGAGAACGCTGCTGGCTCGTCTGATCAGATCAACGCG GTTTGAGGACTTCTTGGCCAGGAAATGGTCATCAGAAAAACGCTTTGGACTGGAAGGCTGCGAAGTCCTCATCCCGGCTCTGAAGACCATCATTGACAGCTCCAGCGCTGCCGGCATCGATAGCGTGATCATGGGGATGCCGCATCG GGGTCGACTTAACGTCTTGGCCAATGTGATCCACAAGGACTTGAACCAGATCTTCTGTCAGTTCGACCCCAAATTAGAGGCTGCGGACGAA GGTTCCGGTGATGTCAAATACCACCTCGGGATGTACCACGAGAGAATAAACCGGGAGACGGACAAGAACATCACGCTGTCCCTCATGGCCAACCCCTCCCACTTGGAGGCGGTGGATCCAGTCGTCCAGGGCAAGGCCAAAGCCGAGCAGTTCTACAGGGGGGACATGTTTGGCAAAAAG GTGATGTCCATCTTGATGCACGGAGACGCTGCTTTCGCCGGCCAAGGTGTCGTATATGAAACGTTCCACCTCAGTGAACTCCCCTCCTATACCACCTATGGTACCATCCATGTGGTGGTCAACAATCAG ATCGGCTTCACGACGGACCCCCGGATGGCCCGCTCCTCCCCTTACCCCACCGACGTGGCTCGAGTGGTCAACGCTCCCATCTTCCATGTCAACGCTGACAACCCCGAGGCGGTCATGTACGTGTGCCGCGTGGCTGCCGAATGGAGGAACGCCTTCAACAAGGACGTCGTCATTGACCTG GTGTGTTACAGGCGCTTTGGCCATAATGAAATGGACGAGCCCATGTTCACCCAGCCGCTGATGTACAAGCAGATCCAGCGGCAGGAGCACGTGCTGAAGAAGTACTCCGACAAGCTCATAAGCGAGGGAGTGGTGACGCTACAGGAATTTGAG GAAGAAGTGGCCAAATACGACAAGATATGCGAGGACGCCTACAGCAGCGCAAAAGACGAGAAGATCTCGCATATCCGACACTGGCTGGACTCACCCTGGACAA ACTTCTTCACAGCAGAAGGAGAACCTAAGAGCATGACTTGCCCCCCCACTGGACTGGACGAGGAGGTCCTGCAGCATATTGGGAAGACCGCCAGCTCCGTGCCTGTGAAGGATTTTGACATTCATCCCG GTTTGTCTCGTATCCTGCGCAGTCGAGCAGACTTGGTGCGGAACGGTCAGCTGGACTGGGCCTTGGGAGAGTACATGGCCTTTGGGTCGCTTCTCAAAGATGGCATCCACGTGCGACTCAGCGGGCAGGACGTAGAAAGGGGAACGTTCAG TCACCGTCATCATGTTCTCCATGACCAAAAACTGGACAAACGCACCTACGTCCCCATGAACCACCTGTGGACCGACCAGGCGCCCTACACCGTCTGCAACAGCTCCTTGTCCGAGTACGGCGTGCTCG GGTTCGAGCTGGGCTTCGCCATGGCCAGTCCCAACGCCTTGGTCCTGTGGGAGGCGCAGTTTGGAGACTTCCACAATACTGCCCAGTGCATCATCGACCAGTTCATCAGCTCGGGGCAGGCCAAATGGGTCCGTCAAAACGGCATTGTCCTGCTCCTCCCACACGGGATGGAAGGAATG GGTCCAGAACATTCCTCAGCACGACCTGAGCGTTTCCTGCAAATGAGCAAAGATGACCCGGACCACTTTCCT GAGTTTGGTGGAGATTTTGAAGTGCAGCAGCTGTACGATTGCAACTGGATCGTGGTCAACTGCTCCACGCCTGCTAACTACTGTCATGTGCTCAGACGGCAGATTCTGCTGCCGTTCAGGAAGCCG CTGATTATATTCACCCCAAAATCTCTGCTGAGGCACCCTGATGCCAGGTCCAGTTTTAAAGACCTTGCCAAAG GGACTAGATTTAAGAGGCTGATCCCAGACGAAGGCCCGTCGAGTCACAGTCCAGACCGAGTGAGGAGACTGATTTTCTGCACTGGTAAAGTTTACTACAAACTGACCAAAGAGAGAAAGCAACAAAACCTGGAGAAGGACGTTGCCATCATCAGACTGGAGCAG ATCTCGCCGTTTCCCTTCGACCTGGTCAAAGCGGAGGTGGAGAAACACAAAAGCGCCGAGCTGGTGTGGTGTCAGGAGGAGCACAAGAACACGGGTTACTACAACTACGTCAGGCCTCGCTTACTCACCGTGGTGGCCAACAAGAGGCCCATCTG GTATGCCGGGCGGGAACCCGCCGCCGCGCCCGCAACGGGAAACAAATCGACCCACCTTAACGAGCTGAAAAAGTTCATGGACACGGCCTTCAACCTGAGCGGCTTCCGGGAGAGGAACGATTGA
- the ogdhl gene encoding 2-oxoglutarate dehydrogenase-like, mitochondrial isoform X2, protein MSQFRALLGVLRASGGGPLWRGGGVTLTRCRPHPRRECSSEATPSQTVISSSSYVEDMYFAWLEDHKTVHESWDTFFRNIHSSSTPGEEAERRPSALLQGRVAPHSPDMTQKVVEDHLAVHTLIRAYQIRGHHVAQLDPLGILVADLDSFVPSDLITSIDKLAFYGLHESDLDRSFRLPHTTFIGGGETTLPLREVIQRLEASYCGHVGVEFMFINNVAQCQWIRQKFETPGIMRFTSAEKRTLLARLIRSTRFEDFLARKWSSEKRFGLEGCEVLIPALKTIIDSSSAAGIDSVIMGMPHRGRLNVLANVIHKDLNQIFCQFDPKLEAADEGSGDVKYHLGMYHERINRETDKNITLSLMANPSHLEAVDPVVQGKAKAEQFYRGDMFGKKVMSILMHGDAAFAGQGVVYETFHLSELPSYTTYGTIHVVVNNQIGFTTDPRMARSSPYPTDVARVVNAPIFHVNADNPEAVMYVCRVAAEWRNAFNKDVVIDLVCYRRFGHNEMDEPMFTQPLMYKQIQRQEHVLKKYSDKLISEGVVTLQEFEEEVAKYDKICEDAYSSAKDEKISHIRHWLDSPWTKGEPKSMTCPPTGLDEEVLQHIGKTASSVPVKDFDIHPGLSRILRSRADLVRNGQLDWALGEYMAFGSLLKDGIHVRLSGQDVERGTFSHRHHVLHDQKLDKRTYVPMNHLWTDQAPYTVCNSSLSEYGVLGFELGFAMASPNALVLWEAQFGDFHNTAQCIIDQFISSGQAKWVRQNGIVLLLPHGMEGMGPEHSSARPERFLQMSKDDPDHFPEFGGDFEVQQLYDCNWIVVNCSTPANYCHVLRRQILLPFRKPLIIFTPKSLLRHPDARSSFKDLAKGTRFKRLIPDEGPSSHSPDRVRRLIFCTGKVYYKLTKERKQQNLEKDVAIIRLEQISPFPFDLVKAEVEKHKSAELVWCQEEHKNTGYYNYVRPRLLTVVANKRPIWYAGREPAAAPATGNKSTHLNELKKFMDTAFNLSGFRERND, encoded by the exons ATGAGTCAGTTTCGGGCATTGCTGGGTGTCTTGAGGGCGAGCGGGGGAGGTCCTTTGTGGCGAGGCGGTGGCGTAACCCTGACCAGGTGTCGGCCTCACCCCAGGAGAGAGTGCTCCTCTGAGGCGACACCATCTCAAACGGTCATCAGTAGCTCCAGCTATGTTGAGGACATGTACTTCGCCTGGCTTGAGGATCATAAGACTGTCCATGAG TCGTGGGACACCTTCTTCCGGAACATCCATAGCTCCAGTACACCTGGCGAGGAGGCTGAGAGACGACCCTCCGCCCTCCTCCAGGGCCGAGTCGCGCCCCATTCGCCAGACATGACACAGAAAGTGGTGGAGGACCACCTGGCTGTGCACACGCTCATCAGAGCCTACCAG ATCCGCGGTCATCACGTGGCCCAGTTGGACCCTCTGGGCATCTTAGTTGCTGACCTGGACTCATTTGTTCCCTCTGACCTCATCACCTCAATTGATAAATTAG CTTTCTACGGTCTGCATGAGTCCGACTTGGACCGGAGCTTCCGCCTGCCTCACACCACCTTCATCGGCGGAGGAGAGACTACTCTTCCTCTTAGGGAGGTCATACAACGACTTGAG GCATCTTACTGCGGTCACGTCGGGGTGGAATTCATGTTCATCAACAACGTGGCGCAATGCCAGTGGATCCGTCAGAAGTTCGAGACACCCGGAATCATGCGCTTCACCAGTGCCGAGAAGAGAACGCTGCTGGCTCGTCTGATCAGATCAACGCG GTTTGAGGACTTCTTGGCCAGGAAATGGTCATCAGAAAAACGCTTTGGACTGGAAGGCTGCGAAGTCCTCATCCCGGCTCTGAAGACCATCATTGACAGCTCCAGCGCTGCCGGCATCGATAGCGTGATCATGGGGATGCCGCATCG GGGTCGACTTAACGTCTTGGCCAATGTGATCCACAAGGACTTGAACCAGATCTTCTGTCAGTTCGACCCCAAATTAGAGGCTGCGGACGAA GGTTCCGGTGATGTCAAATACCACCTCGGGATGTACCACGAGAGAATAAACCGGGAGACGGACAAGAACATCACGCTGTCCCTCATGGCCAACCCCTCCCACTTGGAGGCGGTGGATCCAGTCGTCCAGGGCAAGGCCAAAGCCGAGCAGTTCTACAGGGGGGACATGTTTGGCAAAAAG GTGATGTCCATCTTGATGCACGGAGACGCTGCTTTCGCCGGCCAAGGTGTCGTATATGAAACGTTCCACCTCAGTGAACTCCCCTCCTATACCACCTATGGTACCATCCATGTGGTGGTCAACAATCAG ATCGGCTTCACGACGGACCCCCGGATGGCCCGCTCCTCCCCTTACCCCACCGACGTGGCTCGAGTGGTCAACGCTCCCATCTTCCATGTCAACGCTGACAACCCCGAGGCGGTCATGTACGTGTGCCGCGTGGCTGCCGAATGGAGGAACGCCTTCAACAAGGACGTCGTCATTGACCTG GTGTGTTACAGGCGCTTTGGCCATAATGAAATGGACGAGCCCATGTTCACCCAGCCGCTGATGTACAAGCAGATCCAGCGGCAGGAGCACGTGCTGAAGAAGTACTCCGACAAGCTCATAAGCGAGGGAGTGGTGACGCTACAGGAATTTGAG GAAGAAGTGGCCAAATACGACAAGATATGCGAGGACGCCTACAGCAGCGCAAAAGACGAGAAGATCTCGCATATCCGACACTGGCTGGACTCACCCTGGACAA AAGGAGAACCTAAGAGCATGACTTGCCCCCCCACTGGACTGGACGAGGAGGTCCTGCAGCATATTGGGAAGACCGCCAGCTCCGTGCCTGTGAAGGATTTTGACATTCATCCCG GTTTGTCTCGTATCCTGCGCAGTCGAGCAGACTTGGTGCGGAACGGTCAGCTGGACTGGGCCTTGGGAGAGTACATGGCCTTTGGGTCGCTTCTCAAAGATGGCATCCACGTGCGACTCAGCGGGCAGGACGTAGAAAGGGGAACGTTCAG TCACCGTCATCATGTTCTCCATGACCAAAAACTGGACAAACGCACCTACGTCCCCATGAACCACCTGTGGACCGACCAGGCGCCCTACACCGTCTGCAACAGCTCCTTGTCCGAGTACGGCGTGCTCG GGTTCGAGCTGGGCTTCGCCATGGCCAGTCCCAACGCCTTGGTCCTGTGGGAGGCGCAGTTTGGAGACTTCCACAATACTGCCCAGTGCATCATCGACCAGTTCATCAGCTCGGGGCAGGCCAAATGGGTCCGTCAAAACGGCATTGTCCTGCTCCTCCCACACGGGATGGAAGGAATG GGTCCAGAACATTCCTCAGCACGACCTGAGCGTTTCCTGCAAATGAGCAAAGATGACCCGGACCACTTTCCT GAGTTTGGTGGAGATTTTGAAGTGCAGCAGCTGTACGATTGCAACTGGATCGTGGTCAACTGCTCCACGCCTGCTAACTACTGTCATGTGCTCAGACGGCAGATTCTGCTGCCGTTCAGGAAGCCG CTGATTATATTCACCCCAAAATCTCTGCTGAGGCACCCTGATGCCAGGTCCAGTTTTAAAGACCTTGCCAAAG GGACTAGATTTAAGAGGCTGATCCCAGACGAAGGCCCGTCGAGTCACAGTCCAGACCGAGTGAGGAGACTGATTTTCTGCACTGGTAAAGTTTACTACAAACTGACCAAAGAGAGAAAGCAACAAAACCTGGAGAAGGACGTTGCCATCATCAGACTGGAGCAG ATCTCGCCGTTTCCCTTCGACCTGGTCAAAGCGGAGGTGGAGAAACACAAAAGCGCCGAGCTGGTGTGGTGTCAGGAGGAGCACAAGAACACGGGTTACTACAACTACGTCAGGCCTCGCTTACTCACCGTGGTGGCCAACAAGAGGCCCATCTG GTATGCCGGGCGGGAACCCGCCGCCGCGCCCGCAACGGGAAACAAATCGACCCACCTTAACGAGCTGAAAAAGTTCATGGACACGGCCTTCAACCTGAGCGGCTTCCGGGAGAGGAACGATTGA